From the Cyclopterus lumpus isolate fCycLum1 chromosome 25, fCycLum1.pri, whole genome shotgun sequence genome, one window contains:
- the LOC117728080 gene encoding prostaglandin reductase 3-like codes for MSRTLLTRNGRGAIPLLRGRADALSGVRPVARRLVIDMSYSAHFMDFKASSIPSGMRKLVVSKLSPNFREAVSAQSVAVPTPGDADLLVRNRFAGINASDINYSAGRYDPSVKPPFDTGFEGIGEVVGLGLSASSRYTVGDTVAYFGSGAFAEYTVVPAKESVAVPAAKPEFLTLLVSGATAYIALKRLGDLAKGETVLVTAAAGGTGQFAVQFAKRAGCHVIGTCSSDEKAGFLKTIGCDRPINYTTEDLAKTLRSEYPRGVDVVYESVGGSVLEVAVNSLANKGRLIVIGFISGYQTASGIPAFRGATLPAKLLQKSASIRGFFLPHFISDYKEALGSMMQMLSQGKLVCEVDCGDSSEGGRFVGLESVFRAVDYMYAGKNLGKVVVEVAPTPVSNKL; via the exons ATGTCCCGCACGCTGCTGACGAGGAACGGCCGCGGAGCGATACCGCTGCTCCGCGGACGCGCCGACGCACTTTCCGGAGTTCGCCCGGTCGCGCGGCGCCTCGTCATAGACATGTCCTACTCCGCGCACTTCATGGATTTCAAAGCCTCCTCCATACCGAGCGGCATGAGGAAGCTGGTCGTGAGCAAGCTCAGTCCGAATTTCAGGGAGGCCGTGTCCGCGCAAAGCGTCGCGGTTCCGACCCCCGGGGACGCGGACTTGCTCGTCAGGAATCG TTTTGCAGGAATCAACGCCTCCGACATTAATTACTCGGCCGGTCGCTACGACCCCTCGGTGAAGCCCCCCTTCGACACCGGTTTCGAGGGCATCGGTGAGGTCGTCGGCCTCGGCCTCAGCGCCAGCTCCCGCTACACCGTCGGGGACACCGTGGCCTACTTTGGCAGCGGCGCGTTCGCCGAGTACACGGTGGTGCCGGCCAAGGAGAGCGTGGCGGTCCCCGCGGCAAAGCCCGAGTTCCTCACCCTGCTGGTCAGCGGCGCCACGGCCTACATCGCCCTGAAACGTCTGGGCGACCTGGCCAAAGGTGAGACGGTCCTGGTcacggcggcggcggggggAACGGGGCAGTTCGCCGTGCAGTTCGCCAAGCGGGCCGGCTGTCACGTGATCGGGACCTGTTCGTCCGACGAGAAGGCCGGCTTCCTAAAAACCATCGGCTGCGACAGGCCGATCAACTACACCACGGAGGACCTGGCGAAGACGCTGAGGAGCGAGTACCCGCGAGGCGTCGACGTGGTGTACGAGTCCGTTGGAGGCAGCGTCCTAGAAGTCGCGGTGAACAGTTTGGCCAACAAGGGCCGGCTGATCGTCATCGGCTTCATCTCGGGGTACCAGACGGCGTCGGGGATCCCAGCGTTCAGAGGGGCAACGCTGCCGGCCAAGCTGCTGCAGAAGTCGGCGAGCATCCGGGGATTCTTCCTGCCCCACTTTATCAGCGACTACAAGGAGGCGCTGGGTAGCATGATGCAGATGTTGTCCCAGGGGAAGCTGGTGTGTGAGGTGGATTGTGGGGATTCGTCAGAGGGGGGGAGGTTTGTAGGCTTGGAGTCCGTCTTCCGGGCTGTGGACTACATGTATGCTGGGAAAAACCTGGGCAAGGTGGTGGTGGAAGTGGCACCGACCCCTGTTAGCAATAAGCTCTGA